In the Flagellimonas sp. HMM57 genome, one interval contains:
- a CDS encoding RNA polymerase sigma factor, whose amino-acid sequence MKTTEKVFDGLVVLEYQSGNKKSLSILVKRHHVRLCKHSYRYTYDVEASKDIVQDSWRTIIGKLYTLKNPNSFSSWATKIVTRKSLDYLSKLKRNKRVIEGIYEDTTMNDTEDSKESKIKKLLLAIKELPENQQMVLRLFYLEEYSLNEIGDILEVSVGTAKSRLFYGREKLKELLKTKG is encoded by the coding sequence ATGAAAACAACAGAAAAAGTTTTTGATGGTTTGGTAGTATTGGAATATCAATCTGGAAACAAAAAATCATTGTCCATATTGGTAAAGCGGCATCATGTTAGGTTATGTAAGCATTCATATAGATATACCTATGATGTTGAAGCTTCAAAAGATATCGTCCAAGATTCATGGAGGACTATTATTGGCAAGTTATATACGCTTAAAAACCCCAACAGTTTTAGCAGTTGGGCGACAAAAATAGTGACCAGAAAGTCTTTGGATTATTTAAGTAAGCTAAAAAGAAACAAGAGGGTCATTGAAGGTATTTATGAAGATACTACAATGAATGATACCGAAGATTCCAAGGAGTCTAAGATTAAAAAACTTCTTTTGGCAATAAAAGAATTACCGGAAAATCAACAGATGGTGTTGAGACTATTTTATTTGGAGGAATATTCGTTAAACGAAATTGGTGATATTCTGGAAGTATCGGTGGGAACAGCAAAATCAAGATTATTCTACGGAAGAGAAAAATTAAAAGAATTATTAAAGACAAAAGGATGA
- the rlmD gene encoding 23S rRNA (uracil(1939)-C(5))-methyltransferase RlmD — protein sequence MRKKNRRQIFENVVVVDAGAKGKSVGKAPDGRVIFLTNAVPGDVVDVMTTKKRKAFFEGIATKFHQFSDKRTTPKCEHFGVCGGCKWQHMDYEHQLNFKQSEVENNLKRIGHLELPKITPILGSQKQYFYRNKMEFSFSSSRWLTEEEINSSAQIEDRNAIGFHIPGMWDKILDIKNCHLQEDPSNSIRLEVKKFATENGISFFNPRHQEGMLRTMMLRTSSTSEIMLLIQFFEDDEEKRELLLNHIKVKFPKITSLQYVINQKQNDTIYDQEVVCFAGRDHIFEEMEGLQFKINAKSFYQTNSEQAYELYKITRDFAGLSGNELVYDLYTGTGTIAQFVAKKAKKVVGIESVPEAIEDAKENAVRNGISNTDFFVGDMKNVFTTAFIEENGKPDVIITDPPRDGMHKQVVEQLLKVAPEKIVYVSCNSATQARDLALLKEKYNVTRVQPVDMFPQTHHVENVVLLEKRV from the coding sequence ATGCGAAAAAAGAATAGGCGACAAATATTTGAGAATGTCGTAGTGGTGGATGCTGGCGCAAAGGGAAAATCAGTAGGAAAAGCTCCTGATGGTAGAGTAATCTTTCTAACCAACGCTGTTCCCGGTGACGTTGTCGATGTCATGACCACAAAAAAAAGAAAAGCGTTCTTTGAAGGTATAGCCACTAAATTTCATCAATTTTCCGATAAAAGAACAACGCCAAAATGTGAACATTTTGGGGTCTGTGGCGGATGCAAATGGCAACACATGGACTACGAGCATCAACTCAATTTTAAACAAAGTGAAGTAGAAAATAACCTTAAACGCATAGGACATCTTGAACTACCCAAAATAACACCAATACTTGGGTCCCAAAAACAGTACTTCTACAGAAATAAAATGGAATTTTCTTTCTCTAGCAGTCGTTGGCTTACCGAAGAAGAAATCAATTCCTCAGCGCAAATTGAAGATAGAAATGCAATTGGTTTTCATATACCCGGTATGTGGGATAAAATTTTAGATATAAAAAACTGTCATTTGCAAGAGGATCCTTCCAACTCAATCCGTTTAGAAGTGAAAAAATTTGCTACTGAAAACGGAATCTCGTTTTTTAACCCAAGACATCAGGAAGGAATGTTACGTACAATGATGTTGAGAACTTCATCTACAAGCGAAATCATGTTGCTCATACAGTTTTTTGAAGATGATGAAGAGAAACGTGAATTACTTTTGAATCATATTAAAGTAAAATTTCCAAAAATTACTTCTTTACAGTACGTCATTAATCAAAAGCAGAACGATACCATTTACGATCAAGAAGTAGTATGCTTTGCAGGCCGTGACCATATTTTTGAAGAAATGGAAGGGCTTCAATTTAAAATAAACGCCAAATCGTTTTATCAGACCAACTCGGAACAAGCTTACGAATTGTATAAAATTACTCGTGATTTCGCTGGTTTATCTGGAAATGAATTGGTGTATGATTTATACACAGGAACTGGAACCATAGCACAATTCGTAGCTAAAAAAGCGAAAAAAGTTGTTGGAATTGAATCTGTTCCAGAAGCTATTGAGGACGCTAAAGAAAATGCTGTTCGCAACGGTATTTCAAACACAGATTTTTTTGTGGGTGACATGAAAAATGTCTTTACTACGGCATTTATTGAAGAGAACGGTAAGCCCGATGTTATCATTACGGATCCTCCCCGAGATGGAATGCACAAACAAGTAGTAGAACAACTTCTAAAGGTAGCTCCGGAAAAAATAGTTTATGTAAGTTGTAATAGTGCTACACAAGCAAGGGATTTAGCATTGTTAAAAGAGAAATATAATGTAACCCGAGTACAACCTGTGGACATGTTCCCACAGACCCACCATGTTGAAAATGTTGTACTTTTGGAAAAACGGGTATAA
- a CDS encoding DUF6452 family protein, with protein sequence MKKIIPIVILTFLIGYFASCEKDDICVDGDTPLLIIGFYDAIDTTLFKSVPTFRIRALDNDSIFSSDTFTDRSNSSDSIFIPLRVDANNTRFTFITNSADDAETEAETGDIDTLTFNYEPREAFASKACGFVGNYDNLSITLPESDNNWIEDITIVQQTIENSNTIHVKIFH encoded by the coding sequence ATGAAAAAAATAATTCCCATCGTAATCTTAACCTTTTTAATAGGATATTTTGCTTCGTGCGAAAAAGATGATATCTGCGTTGATGGCGATACTCCATTGTTGATCATTGGTTTTTATGATGCTATAGACACTACACTGTTCAAATCTGTACCAACATTTAGAATTAGGGCTCTTGACAACGACAGTATTTTTTCGTCAGATACTTTTACCGACCGTTCAAATTCATCAGATTCAATATTTATTCCGCTGCGTGTAGATGCCAACAATACTAGGTTTACATTTATAACCAATTCTGCGGACGATGCTGAAACAGAAGCAGAAACAGGTGATATTGATACATTGACATTTAATTATGAACCGCGTGAAGCCTTTGCTTCCAAAGCTTGTGGTTTTGTGGGCAATTACGATAATCTTAGCATTACGCTACCCGAAAGCGATAATAATTGGATAGAGGATATTACCATTGTCCAACAAACTATAGAAAATTCCAACACTATCCATGTCAAGATATTTCACTAA
- a CDS encoding DUF6048 family protein, producing the protein MSRYFTNLFVIFFCFSGFGQDKPIDSQQKDTVENKPIDLQPKDTVEYKQEYGLRVGIDLNRPLLSFLDEDYTGFEIVGDYRLTEKMYLAAELGNEEKTIFEDVGNSPLYNYTSSGSYIKLGIDMNTYENWYGMNNAITVGGRYAFSTFSQTLNEYNIFNSDRFFNPGEFLVGAEEGEEFSGLSASWLEFVLGLKAELFANIYVGMSARLGFLITNSEDERFPNLWVPGFNRITDGSNFGVSYNYSISYFLPLYKKSKKKKKEVPESEEE; encoded by the coding sequence ATGTCAAGATATTTCACTAACCTTTTTGTTATTTTCTTTTGCTTTTCTGGATTTGGTCAGGATAAACCTATTGACTCTCAACAAAAGGATACCGTTGAAAACAAGCCTATTGACCTTCAACCAAAGGATACTGTTGAATACAAACAGGAATACGGCCTGCGTGTCGGTATAGATTTAAATAGACCATTATTGTCTTTTCTTGATGAGGACTATACGGGCTTTGAAATAGTTGGTGACTATAGACTTACGGAAAAAATGTATTTGGCTGCTGAGCTTGGTAACGAAGAAAAAACCATCTTCGAAGATGTGGGCAATAGCCCACTCTACAACTATACGTCTTCCGGTAGTTATATAAAGCTTGGTATTGACATGAACACCTACGAAAATTGGTATGGCATGAACAATGCGATTACTGTTGGTGGCCGTTATGCCTTTTCAACTTTTAGCCAAACCTTAAACGAGTATAATATTTTTAATAGTGACCGTTTTTTTAATCCGGGTGAGTTTTTGGTTGGAGCTGAAGAAGGTGAAGAATTTAGCGGTCTTAGTGCATCTTGGTTGGAATTTGTTTTGGGTTTAAAAGCAGAGCTATTTGCAAATATATATGTAGGAATGAGCGCGCGTTTGGGCTTCCTCATTACAAACTCAGAAGACGAGCGCTTTCCCAATCTTTGGGTTCCTGGTTTTAACAGAATAACTGATGGAAGTAATTTTGGAGTGAGTTATAATTACTCCATCTCATACTTTCTCCCGCTGTATAAAAAATCAAAAAAGAAAAAAAAGGAGGTTCCTGAATCTGAAGAAGAGTAA
- a CDS encoding VOC family protein: MKKIPINYVEFKAKDLEATKSFYNKAFGWVFTDYGTTYTAFSESGIEGGFETTEEEITNSVLVVLYHDNLEEIKAHIIALGGKITVDIFSFPGGSRFQFIDPSGNELAVWTDK; encoded by the coding sequence ATGAAGAAAATCCCCATCAACTACGTAGAATTTAAGGCAAAAGACCTTGAAGCCACTAAATCGTTTTACAACAAGGCCTTTGGATGGGTTTTTACCGATTATGGCACTACCTATACCGCATTTTCTGAAAGTGGCATAGAAGGAGGATTTGAAACGACCGAAGAAGAAATAACAAATAGTGTCCTAGTAGTACTTTACCATGATAACCTTGAAGAAATCAAGGCGCATATCATTGCTCTAGGAGGAAAAATAACCGTGGATATTTTTTCTTTTCCTGGCGGTAGCAGATTTCAGTTTATCGACCCATCCGGGAATGAATTAGCTGTTTGGACCGATAAATAA